One region of Tachysurus fulvidraco isolate hzauxx_2018 chromosome 9, HZAU_PFXX_2.0, whole genome shotgun sequence genomic DNA includes:
- the gja10b gene encoding gap junction protein alpha 10 b has protein sequence MGDWNLLGSILEEVHIHSTIVGKIWLTILFIFRMLVLGVAAEDVWDDEQSEFVCNTEQPGCKNVCYDQAFPISLIRYWVLQIIFVSSPSLVYMGHALYRLRALEKERHKKKAQLKVELEGMEGILDEHKRIERELRKLEEQKRVRKAPLRGSLLRTYVFHILTRSVVEVGFILGQYALYGIGLSPLYKCERDPCPNIVDCFVSRPTEKNIFMIFMLGIAGGSLFLNILEIFHLGVRKIKQSIYGNMHSGDDESLCRSKKNSMVQQAYVLTDCLPQKFAHIPQTSYAIVNDGQVEALPTNMPTSNLLPSPEAPTSNGPGSDQSKQTRVPSQTEIQAIRQLGATVGNRGHSSSSDDSGRKVSGPLKGAGQLPPASLRASNIEIPASLQNSARKQSRVSACKDLSEESDSPEHYPTGRKSSFMSRGLSESRLAIPLDSPMSKSGSESEGEQLAQSESPAMTPPPAGGRRMSMVRTYFQDKKKVICMSS, from the coding sequence ATGGGGGATTGGAACCTTTTGGGGAGCATCTTGGAGGAAGTTCACATTCATTCCACCATTGTGGGAAAAATCTGGCTGACTATCCTCTTTATCTTTCGCATGCTGGTCCTTGGAGTTGCTGCTGAGGATGTCTGGGATGATGAACAAAGCGAGTTTGTGTGTAACACCGAGCAGCCTGGGTGCAAGAATGTCTGCTATGACCAAGCCTTTCCCATCTCCCTTATCAGGTACTGGGTCCTGCAGATCATCTTTGTATCATCACCGTCTCTGGTGTACATGGGCCATGCGTTGTACCGGCTGCGGGCTCTGGAGAAGGAGAGGCACAAGAAGAAAGCTCAGCTCAAAGTCGAGCTGGAGGGGATGGAGGGCATCTTGGATGAACACAAAAGGATTGAGAGGGAGCTGAGGAAACTGGAAGAACAGAAGAGAGTCAGGAAGGCCCCACTGAGGGGTTCTCTACTGCGTACATATGTGTTTCATATTTTGACCAGGTCAGTGGTGGAAGTGGGCTTTATTCTGGGTCAATATGCCCTTTATGGTATTGGACTGTCCCCGTTATacaagtgtgagagagacccCTGCCCCAACATTGTGGACTGTTTCGTATCTAGGCCaacagagaaaaatattttcatgatcTTCATGCTAGGCATCGCCGGGGGTTCCCTCTTCCTAAACATTCTGGAGATCTTTCACCTGGGAGTGAGAAAGATCAAGCAGAGCATATATGGCAACATGCATAGTGGAGATGATGAGAGTCTTTGCAGGTCAAAGAAAAACTCCATGGTGCAGCAAGCATATGTCCTTACAGACTGCCTGCCCCAAAAATTTGCACACATACCTCAAACATCCTATGCCATCGTGAACGATGGGCAGGTGGAAGCTTTGCCAACCAACATGCCTACTAGCAACCTTCTGCCCTCACCTGAGGCACCAACCAGTAATGGTCCTGGCTCTGATCAGTCAAAGCAGACACGTGTCCCGAGCCAGACTGAGATCCAGGCCATCCGTCAACTTGGGGCCACCGTGGGCAACCGTGGCCACTCTTCCAGCAGCGACGACTCTGGACGCAAGGTATCCGGCCCTCTGAAGGGTGCTGGTCAGCTACCTCCAGCGTCCCTCAGAGCCAGCAATATCGAGATCCCAGCATCCCTTCAGAACTCTGCACGCAAGCAAAGTCGGGTGAGTGCATGCAAGGACCTGAGTGAAGAGAGTGATTCGCCAGAACACTACCCTACAGGTAGGAAATCTAGCTTCATGTCCCGAGGGCTTTCTGAGAGCAGACTGGCCATTCCACTAGACAGCCCAATGTCCAAAAGTGGCTCAGAGTCAGAGGGCGAGCAGCTGGCTCAGAGTGAAAGCCCTGCCATGACCCCTCCACCAGCCGGTGGTCGCCGCATGTCGATGGTAAGAACATATtttcaggacaaaaaaaaggtcatttGCATGA